The proteins below come from a single Garra rufa chromosome 3, GarRuf1.0, whole genome shotgun sequence genomic window:
- the tspan3b gene encoding tetraspanin-3b, with amino-acid sequence MGQCGVISSKTVLVFLNLIFWAAAGILCYIGAYVFITYDDYDHFFEDIYTFIPAMVIIAVGTLLFVIGFIGCCATIRESRCGLVTFSAVLLLVFATEVVVVVLGYIYRAKVEAVVNHSIQKVYNEYKGTNTDAPSRAIDYVQRQLHCCGIHNYSDWMNTHWFIESKNNSVPVSCCKPTISNCTGTLMRPGDLYPEGCEVLVVKKLKDIMLYVILAALTFAAIQMLGLLCACVVLCRRGHDPAYELLVSTGIDA; translated from the exons GCTGCTGCAGGTATACTGTGCTACATTGGGGCCTACGTTTTCATCACGTATGATGATTATGATCATTTTTTTGAGGATATCTACACTTTCATCCCCGCCATGGTGATAATTGCTGTGGGCACACTTCTTTTTGTCATTGGTTTCATTGGATGCTGTGCCACTATTCGAGAAAGCCGCTGTGGCCTGGTCACG TTCTCTGCAGTGCTTCTACTGGTGTTTGCCACAGAGGTGGTTGTAGTGGTGCTAGGCTATATTTACAGAGCCAAG GTTGAGGCTGTGGTGAATCACTCTATTCAGAAAGTATATAATGAATATAAAGGCACCAACACAGATGCTCCCAGCAGGGCCATCGATTATGTCCAGAGACAG CTCCACTGTTGCGGAATTCATAACTACTCTGATTGGATGAACACTCACTGGTTTATCGAGTCCAAAAATAACAGTGTTCCAGTGAGCTGCTGCAAGCCCACCATCAGTAATTGCACTGGGACGTTAATGCGACCGGGAGACCTCTACCCAGAG GGCTGTGAAGTTCTTGTAGTAAAGAAACTTAAGGACATTATGCTGTACGTCATACTGGCTGCATTAACATTCGCTGCCATACAG ATGCTTGGGCTGCTGTGTGCGTGTGTGGTCCTTTGCCGCAGAGGTCATGACCCTGCCTATGAACTGCTTGTCAGCACGGGTATAGATGCCTGA